Part of the Vanacampus margaritifer isolate UIUO_Vmar chromosome 12, RoL_Vmar_1.0, whole genome shotgun sequence genome, taaagtttcaTATTTTGAAAGCAGATAGCCTATACCTTACTCATTTATTCACTCAAAGGAGCTAGCTAAAGATAACATAAGATTATAGCTAATAATGGTTATATTTACATTGGCGTAACATTGTTACACATgaaagtaaaacaacaacaaatacaaatatcatAGGATGTGTGCTACCTGTTACCGAGCCCAGAGACATCACTACCACGAGCACCACCAGCAGCGACTCAATCCGTGTGGGCACGCCGTTCTCCGAATCACCCTTTCGGCTTGAGTTGACGGTGGCCGCTCCCAAACAGCCTAGAACTGACCCGCTGCCTTCCAGGACGTCCATTCCAGGCCCATTGAGTAACCTACACTTTACCCACTGCGgtgaattacaaaaatattcacaaatagTTTTCTGAACTTCATCAGGTGACGAGTGAATCGCCTCCTTTTGGGGGCGGTTCACCAGCTCACCTTCTTCCAATCCATCCACTGACAGTAGGAGAACGGGTTGAATCAACTTTCcaacatatttttgtctgtttaaTCATAGTACACACGAAATTCAATCACACTTTTATTTCAGCAAAttcattttatatacatttataaaggctttggatggatggataacgcAATGACATTTCTTGCTCACTGGTTccataaaaatgactcattaaaaTAGTCCTTTCATCCagccataccccccccccccccaccgaaATACTGCTCAACCTCATTGGAGTCATGGGTGGGTGAGCTGAAGCCTACCCCAGCTGATTTGGAAATAGGGTAGCCTACCTGGAGAAACCTCACACAAGCACAGAaagaacatacagtacacacttCATAAAGGATGGCCGGGACCCGGATTCAAACATCCCAACTTAAAAACTGTAGGGCGGATGTGCTATCCACTTGTCAACCATGCCCTGCCTTCCAATATATTtctgtttaacaaaaaaaaaatatatatatataattaaatattgacTTTGTGATTCCCGTTTTTGCCTCGCtacataattgtattttgttaatttAGTTAAAAGGTAAAATCTTGAGTTAAGACTAGAAAACTCCAAAACTATCCACATGAttgaatgtgagtgtaaataGTTGTCTAACGTGCCCTGCTATTGTTTGCAACCACTCCAGGATGCACTCCGCCTCTCGCACCAAGTCAgttgggattggctccagctcatctgcgaccctaatgaggaaaaCAGAAAGTGAAATGAAccaggaaaacaaacaaacaattgttttgAATCACATTAATACTTCAGAGTACCCAGAAGCACCGTTTCACATAAAAACTATCAAGTCAACGATGAATGATAGTGGAGCGAAGCATATTTTATACATTGGTCTTTAAAGCCCCCGTGAGTCAAAAAGTAATTGCCTCAATGGACAACTCAGTAAAAATTCGAATTGCCGTTGTgccgttgtttgttttattattccaAGCACGATGCTCCGTGGAATACTTGAATGGAATAAGCGGTGTTGATCTCCATTTCATGACCCATTACGGCACCAGAAATGTACGCGTACAAAATACCACCAACAAACTTACATGATGTACAAACAGGCTGATGGGGTTGCACTGtggtttacatttaaaattgaaacactacataactgactgactgactgataaGCAAACACCTTAGGGGGTGGTTTGGTTCTTCAGCTGTTTTGACTTGTCTTGACTGGAGGTGCTGATGAGGCGTTGGCGGGTGTATTCCCAGATCAGCAGGGCGGCGCTCACGTGCACGTTGAGTGAGCGGATGACCCCTCGCTGAGGGATCTCCACGCACACGTCCAACAGTTGGAGTAAATTGGCGGGGATGCCTTCTCGTTCGTTGCTATGATGACAGAAACACTTTTTAAGTCTGGGTCAGTTTTTTGCAGTACTGCCAGTTACATTTATGAGCTTAAATGAGAATATTTGACCATAAATATTTAGCATATATTAATCAGATGCATACTACTTAACTTCTTCAAGTGATTTTCCTTTAGTAGATGTTAATctattatgcaaaaaaataaattaaaaaatcactCCTGCATTTGTTTCTTTTCAAGTGTACCATGGGAAGGTCTGATACAGTTCTACTGCACAACAATGTTGCAGCTCTTTCAATCAAACTTCTTAATTGTACTTTTCACTCTATATGATGATGCTAAACACAATACCGCCATTTCAGTTTGATTAATGAACCACTAAGTTGCCAAGTTAATTAATTTCCTGAAGTTCTCACAATCAGAAGTTGATTACTCTTGGCCCTGAGCCCATAACAACAGACATTGATGGGATCTGTGAGGATGTGTCCACCAAAGCAAACAAGCAACCTTGTGTAATGAAGTTTTTTAGTGACATTACACAACAAAGCTTAGCATTATGGTTTTGTATTGTATAAAGGCGACTCATTGGATTGTACTGTACAGGTGTACTGAACCTCCAGTAAGGTTGCGTGTAGTGAACGTAAAGGCATAATGAGGGTAGCCTTCAATGAGTCTAGAGGCCACAACACAGCAGGAAATGGCAATGTAATTATCTCCATTTATCCTGAGTGTAATTGGGTGAGAAGATTGCTTGAGGGCCACAACAAAACGGCACAACCAAACGGATATTGTACTGTCTCTTCCAAAGGATGGAATTAGTGGCCAAATCTGTGCATGATTGAAGTTATGTCAACTGGTGTGAAGCTCCAAATACTTGAATGATGAGACAATGTGCGTCTTTCTGATCTTCCACGCCTTAAACAACATTATAGTAGATGAAGGTCCCTGCTGCTGTCAACATTTTCTGCTCTGCTATCCTGAGGGAAAGCCAATTACAGACCAGCATGTTCTGACAGAAGCACCAAGAGTGAAGGGCCTGCTGGGAAAAAGGCTGAACAggtgcattaaaattaaataacctCACCAGCTCATACCTTTATCTGTGTAAAACTCATAGGAGGTGAAAGTGAAAGGGATGTAATTGATAGAAAAACGCTATTTGACAAAGTGATGGGTTACGTAAAGTGTGCAGGCAGGCTCTTTAGCTACTTAAAGTGCATGACATAATCAGGGATTGCTATGCTAAGCCTTTTAGATATGACAAATGTTCCTAGTTTTGTTCCACAAAATGGTCATGCACCAAACTCTGCTTTCTAACCATttgccagctgtttttatttttattttgttacagcAACCTATTAAGGCAGCAAAAAAACAGAGCATGTAAAAagtgatagtttttaatttttagccTCATTCTTGCAACTCCAGCTTTTCTTCTACATTCCAAAACATATGTCAGTTTTTGAAGTACATGGTTCAACAACTACAACTGTTGAAATGCAAACAATTGGGAATCCTGGCAATCTGGAAACTGAGCTTCACATAGAGTTGTCAAAAGTCATACCCCAGAAGTAGCAGAGTCCTCTCAGGAAACTGGTAGTCCTGAAGGCTCTGACTGTTGGCAGTCTGCTCTACACCAACAATGCAGTAGCCCTTACTCTTCTTTACCTGCAGGAATTCTGCCAGCTCCAACGGCTTTACCTAATGAGCAAACACATTCCGTTTATAGAGgagcacaacaaaacaaatgacacaAGCCAAAAAAGAAACCTTTATCCTTGTGTTACCCTCATCTCCTAAATATGACTGATGAAGAGTTACACTgttcaagtacaaaaaaatgctaactaaaATTCTAACCATATTACTGCTCGTGTATGGGATGTCATTTGATGGTGCAGGCACAGTATACGTATGTCGTGACCAGTGAGTGTGCCCCTCAGTCGGCAAAGTACAATTAAGTAAAATGTCGATGCTAGTGGAGTCAAATGTGATGCACGTCACCTCCAGGAGAGGAAGCCAAAGTTCAGATGAGACACTGAGGGACTGAAAGTGTTTGTCAGTAATGTGGCGGAGGTTGTCCAGCACCAACGCACTGGCGCCAAAGATCTCACAAGTCCGGCACAGACCTTCGAtcgcacaaacaaacacattttggtgGCGTTACTCTCAGAGCTGTACACTGTTGATAGTTGTTGATGTTGTCTGAGCTACAAAGTGTTATGACCTCCAAGGTTTGTAGGTTTGTCAATGAGTGAGGCGACCACCAGCAGGGCGCCATGCTGTTTGCCCAGGCGAGCTGCTCTCTGCTGCGGAACCAGCTGAAGATCTGGGTCTTGTCCCTGGATGTCCAACCACCAGGGGGTTATTTTCTTCTGTACCTCTGCCCAGCGCTCCTCCTTGTCCTCCTCACCTGGGAGATACATTACAAAATTGTGAACATTTCACCAAAAAGCATCAGATTAGATCCAGGCGGCCTAGTAGTGTTTCTGACTGTACTTTTATCCTGCTGTATCCAGTCTCCGGGCTGGAGCTGGCTCAGATCGGATGCGGGATTCATCAAAGGAGGCGTGTGAGAAAAGCATGACAGCTTCTCTAGCTTCCAGGGGGGAATCCACTCATCATCAGCCAACCCTGAAAGACTCGGAAAAGTGTAGAATATcgtctaggaaaaaaaaaacaattaagtgTTGTTATTTACATGCATAATATAACAAAATTTTTCATGTACTGTACACACTTACCTCAATGCTGTAATCCCTAATTGGATGAAAGGTGCCAAAAAAGAAGTGCTCTTGAATCCTGGTCCAGTTCTTGTTTGCATTCCTACAAGTTAGCAGACATGTTTTCAGCACACTACATTGATGCTTTTGCAGCTACTGTAGTGTTGCATTCCCACCCAGTGTTCTTCAAGGCCTCCATCTGGTGCAAACAGGACTTGACCACGGTGGACAGCCCCCTCAAACCATCAACTGTTTTCTCTCCTCGGACCTCTACCAAGCTCCAAACTCGCTTCAAAGCCAGCAGGGCATAGAGACGCACACTGAAGTTGTGGTGGAAACACCACTGAAGTGTGATGTCCAGTGCTTTTGCTAAATGCCTATCCTGAATGACACAAggaaagaaatgtttttaaagactGAGAAGTGAATTACATGTTGAGTGTCATTTTAAAGATGGCTCACTGGATCGTTAAGGGTGGGAATGATGACAGCAAAATGCATGAGGACTGCCAGGAAGGTGCAGATCCCAGTCTTGGTTCCTTCATGATGCTGTACCGAAAGCACAGAAACAAATGCTGGTTTACTTTAAACCATTtgatttagggttaggattacctTTTAAGTTAAACATCagaggtaattaaaaaaaaaagaaaagaaaagaaaagcaaactcACCATGTTGAAGCAGGCCCAAAATCTGTCTATTTGTTGTGGATAACGGACAAGGATCAGGATTATCGTCCATTCAATTAGGTATTTGACTGAAGCCTGGTTACTACAGAAGCCAGCCTCGAAGATACTGTTCAGTATAGAGGCTACAAACTCCTGTGTGCATTTACCAAACAGGCAAGaagttattttttcccctgattgCAGGTGTAATGATTAAGGCGCCAGTGACTTACCTCTTTGAATTTGGGCAGCATTATTAGTAGTGTTTGCCATACTCTGTTTTTCACACGATGTTGCAGAGAGTTACTAGAGATACGCaatgattttgacatgttcttGTCCTGGAAGGAAAGTTTGACATACAGTTTGGCAGaaagtgtttttcattgtttcagGGGTTTGCATATAACATTTCTAAAGTGCTAGGCAACGGTAATGGTTCATTATTTGTTGTGAGAAGAACCACAATAATATATGTCACATTTCATTATGTACACTACACTGTACATGTACATGCTGAATGTTGAGTTATGGCAATAACATTTTTCTAAGTAAGTTACCTTTTCTAAGAGAGTGACAACAAGTTGCTGCGTCAGTTGTTGGTGCAGACTGTTAGAAGCATCTAGACGACTTAGGAAAGCCATGGTGTACATGCGAGGTAGCTGATCATCTCTGTTGTCACTGGAAGACAAAAGTTGTTGTTCAACTGTGACATGGCAAGAGAGACATCTAGAGGCAACATAAAAAATCAAAGCCTTGATCACTGTGACAATGCAATAATATCTGATTCAATAAAATACTGAAcattaagaagaaaaagaaaaattacttatttctTAAAAGTCATGCCTTGTTAAATTTACAAattcaaaactaaaaaaactaaaatgactgTCTTTAATCTAAAAGCACAATTTTTAGGAATTCAAACAAGCTTAAAGCTTCATGCTCAAAATTTCTCACATTTAAACATAcaagctaaaaacaacaaaataaactattaaaGACAACTGATTGATGTTTATAAATTCATACACATATTAAGATGTGAAAGCAGCCTATGGACATTCTGTCCAGATGCTGAAAACACATGCCGAAGTTGCTGAACAGACACAAAAGAATAGTCTGGGGAACctcatttcaacatagttcATGTACAGTACTCTATATGTCCCACCCCAATATTTACAAAGGTCCCCAAGTTGAATTATGATTTGCTCTAATCAGATTTCCTTTAAATTTTCAACTTGCAGCCCTTTAGCTTTAATTAAACGTTACtaattataaattaattgaTACATCAAAACGCATGAAAGCTCACCTGGCGACTACAGTGTTGGTGGCACACTCCGCACCAAGTTGCTCCACATATGCCTGGACATCTTGAACAAGCCTatagaagaaaaacaataaattaagtgctggaaaaaataatcaacaaaacaaagcacTGATAAGAGTGTGACCCGTACCGCTGATCTCTCCTGAATACCGGGCCATAAACGCAGCCCTCAGCCATGATGTTGATATGACTAAAAACACTGGAGAAGTTGTAATCGTCTTGGACGCTGCTTTGTCCACTAGCAGGCAACCATGTGTGACAACAATGTTGCAGCAGCACACTAAAAACTCCATTCTTGGACTCAGACAGCTCCATGATCTCAGTCGCAATCTacacaaaaatatcaatattacTTAACGTATCTATTGGACAAAGTATATTTGCCTTGATTACCTGTTTCACGGTTGTTGTCAGCAGCGGGGCCTGACTGTCTGTAAGCAGCAGCAGTGTTTGGTGGAAAGCTACTGAGATGAAGCCTTTGAGGGCAGGCCAGAA contains:
- the tarbp1 gene encoding tRNA (guanosine(18)-2'-O)-methyltransferase TARBP1 isoform X2, which encodes MLRDFWEDYVLVMETLEENQVHVVRPVLNRIDSLIQTTAKEGLDLFHPSWLLCVYQRMFHSENKTLMRAGVCHLLEVKVLQQPTFASAFSQFVVGPFMDVLSEMSLFCKAGGQRVGDCPELAVKLQIFLKNFYSNLPTDDRGRVLLQMIQQLGSKHWCAVPLLFISQALSKLAPNPILAIDGLTALREVLRCTMITHQVLLRGAAQCFLLKSALCLLDVSSVTLDDIFTFLGHFRADESLCRGTELWKEVCVWLSSNEGSFKMMASDGDGDASSKETIKAYVQGKIHEFLSVPACTGQTHSLPDPKEADKLARSILLCTDIEMSHPGAKIDDSLQLLISPLVDSLSRVGTNVYMPLKKSDKSLQLVLRLLQLRETPKAHVDEVSAALERLIFQSIDSIQEFIMRRLCGELLELCDVERAELYLCVLKQLSMHSSTIQQASFPKLVKYSLSILQGPTQQFPSVASQVAKAVAMASLAMVCQLMEQQAISSDTFSLLKQLNEHFYKPVSSPGQSHSPLGRFNERLLKPHMAASLSDEGWQGPLLQDWGRTAAHFMRDQWICLSFLIKTPGLRNSEIPRNTETVVAALSCCVDALALLPSDLVLPVLAFMEAVLPQLVHEGEALCVEAVSRTWELVHGLSNNAHDFWPALKGFISVAFHQTLLLLTDSQAPLLTTTVKQIATEIMELSESKNGVFSVLLQHCCHTWLPASGQSSVQDDYNFSSVFSHINIMAEGCVYGPVFRRDQRLVQDVQAYVEQLGAECATNTVVASDNRDDQLPRMYTMAFLSRLDASNSLHQQLTQQLVVTLLEKDKNMSKSLRISSNSLQHRVKNRVWQTLLIMLPKFKEEFVASILNSIFEAGFCSNQASVKYLIEWTIILILVRYPQQIDRFWACFNMHHEGTKTGICTFLAVLMHFAVIIPTLNDPDRHLAKALDITLQWCFHHNFSVRLYALLALKRVWSLVEVRGEKTVDGLRGLSTVVKSCLHQMEALKNTGNANKNWTRIQEHFFFGTFHPIRDYSIETIFYTFPSLSGLADDEWIPPWKLEKLSCFSHTPPLMNPASDLSQLQPGDWIQQDKSEEDKEERWAEVQKKITPWWLDIQGQDPDLQLVPQQRAARLGKQHGALLVVASLIDKPTNLGGLCRTCEIFGASALVLDNLRHITDKHFQSLSVSSELWLPLLEVKPLELAEFLQVKKSKGYCIVGVEQTANSQSLQDYQFPERTLLLLGNEREGIPANLLQLLDVCVEIPQRGVIRSLNVHVSAALLIWEYTRQRLISTSSQDKSKQLKNQTTP